Proteins encoded by one window of Leopardus geoffroyi isolate Oge1 chromosome X, O.geoffroyi_Oge1_pat1.0, whole genome shotgun sequence:
- the SMIM9 gene encoding small integral membrane protein 9 → MEPQKLVNVGFLLCSVNCLLLETVASPASPLSASETQDAAGWKPRSRGVLAVRMNLPITSGRRKIHVSENHRSWLSNFRNYLHDHIRNSTLSAAIFAFLITATMMGILCCLTILVGEPVQ, encoded by the exons ATGGAACCCCAGAAGCTGGTGAATGTAGGATTTCTGCTGTGTTCCGTGAACTGCCTCTTGTTAGAGACTGTGGCTTCCCCCGCATCACCTTTATCTGCCTCTGAAACCCAAGACGCAGCAGGATGGAAACCACGGTCAAGGGGTGTGCTTGCCGTGAGGATGAATCTTCCCATCACCTCCGGAAGACGTAAGATCCATGTCTCAG AAAACCACAGGTCCTGGCTGAGCAACTTCAGGAATTACTTGCACGATCACATCAGGAACTCCACACTTTCAGCAgccatttttgcttttctgatcACCGCAACCATGATGGGGATCCTCTGTTGCCTCAC